In a single window of the Leptolyngbyaceae cyanobacterium genome:
- a CDS encoding DUF1796 family putative cysteine peptidase, translating to MYRFQVRAHTQTGELIGLVGSAPELGSWDVNKCVHLKTSGFSYPLWWADVEINLDRSWESSDRQKVEYKYVRIFPDGRVEWEAWGQNRWIPIESEDLPSSIIVEDGWLGFVQSCPYGYFQEAITQKAITQKSPIKAATGLKIAVIGSSVALGCSSWLFRGWAWHLGQALYKKYGHQLVNVSEVGANVSATIDRFPLAVAPQQPDIVIVALSLGNEGLAHCPPHQRKAVQRRFESGLQQLVKMTKELGSIPMLGGLYPNGDYYPEHYALLQETHKRMLSWGVPVLNWLAAVDNGAGRWKVGTSSDPAHPNMAGHRLMFEAIDLSLFEIDKDKLMQRKQLAIQKQENPIYRDNWGFHVFACHESHSLRVINTSKHTYTIAPHWRELQAAIQSNAGLIPGIYIAKTAQTGTQPFFWVKEDSTIETQLDIPPSADIEYSAAYNLFSSKVSQTLFYDGDLGLLKESDRALRIINESDHEYNIHPMWKDIRRILKAMPSGIYEDSLNPDVPFRTMMIGKDGLESRVKVPAKSTVLFEYKCKLSDISRIAILPLGDRCAIRMLLYKMEYDGPAFPFDLTRTTNLGDVADTIATGFHDMWNPNLLDYNHDQRRIYHKKWTGLSFAHEVEETDDPVNDMSPVYERMRVRYSARSQRFWYTLQKCDEVLFVRTGITNRGYVIDLVDKLAAKCQEKPFRVLLISPQSSDEFSEIPHVLHYNLEFNPDQMYEDLGYWMHCTDVMRGILESLGVSSKNLFWCPPNPPKDEIKEIEEG from the coding sequence ATGTATCGGTTCCAGGTAAGGGCGCACACGCAAACGGGAGAATTGATCGGGCTGGTCGGTTCGGCTCCTGAGTTAGGATCGTGGGACGTAAATAAATGCGTACATTTGAAAACCAGCGGGTTTAGCTATCCTTTATGGTGGGCGGATGTTGAAATTAACCTCGATCGATCTTGGGAATCATCCGATCGCCAAAAAGTAGAATACAAGTACGTGCGAATCTTTCCTGATGGGAGGGTGGAATGGGAAGCTTGGGGTCAAAACCGTTGGATACCGATCGAATCTGAAGACCTACCATCGAGCATCATTGTAGAAGATGGCTGGTTAGGCTTCGTACAATCCTGTCCTTACGGATATTTTCAGGAAGCAATAACGCAAAAAGCAATAACGCAAAAATCTCCCATCAAAGCAGCAACCGGGCTGAAAATCGCAGTTATTGGCAGTTCCGTAGCCTTGGGTTGCAGTTCGTGGTTATTCAGGGGCTGGGCTTGGCATCTAGGACAAGCACTATATAAAAAATACGGACATCAATTGGTGAACGTATCGGAAGTGGGTGCAAATGTCAGCGCCACGATCGATCGATTTCCCCTAGCAGTCGCACCACAACAACCAGATATCGTCATCGTAGCCCTTTCTCTGGGCAACGAGGGACTGGCACACTGTCCCCCTCACCAACGAAAAGCAGTGCAGCGACGTTTTGAAAGCGGATTGCAGCAACTCGTCAAAATGACCAAGGAATTGGGTTCTATTCCCATGCTGGGTGGATTATATCCCAATGGAGATTACTACCCGGAACATTACGCGCTTTTACAAGAAACTCACAAACGAATGCTGAGTTGGGGCGTTCCAGTACTGAATTGGTTAGCTGCGGTGGATAATGGGGCGGGACGTTGGAAAGTTGGCACTTCTTCCGATCCGGCTCATCCTAACATGGCAGGGCATCGCTTGATGTTCGAGGCGATCGATCTCAGTCTATTCGAGATCGACAAAGATAAGTTGATGCAAAGAAAACAATTAGCGATTCAGAAGCAAGAAAACCCCATTTACCGCGATAACTGGGGTTTTCACGTCTTCGCCTGTCATGAATCTCATAGTTTGCGGGTAATCAATACTTCCAAACATACTTATACGATCGCACCTCACTGGAGGGAACTACAAGCAGCAATTCAAAGCAACGCTGGATTAATCCCCGGTATTTACATCGCCAAAACTGCTCAAACAGGTACGCAGCCCTTCTTTTGGGTGAAAGAAGATAGCACGATCGAAACTCAGCTAGATATTCCCCCATCGGCTGACATTGAATATAGTGCAGCTTACAATCTCTTTTCGTCGAAAGTTTCCCAAACTTTATTTTACGACGGGGATCTGGGACTGCTCAAAGAAAGCGATCGCGCTCTCCGCATCATCAACGAATCGGATCACGAATACAACATCCATCCCATGTGGAAAGATATTCGCCGCATCCTCAAAGCAATGCCATCGGGTATTTACGAAGATTCCCTCAATCCCGACGTACCGTTTCGTACCATGATGATCGGCAAGGATGGGCTGGAAAGTAGGGTAAAAGTGCCAGCCAAGTCAACCGTATTGTTTGAATACAAGTGTAAATTATCAGACATTAGCCGAATTGCAATTTTACCGTTAGGCGATCGTTGCGCGATCCGAATGCTTTTATACAAAATGGAATATGATGGGCCAGCTTTTCCCTTCGATTTAACCAGAACAACAAATTTGGGCGATGTTGCAGATACGATCGCAACAGGTTTTCACGATATGTGGAACCCCAATCTATTAGATTACAACCACGACCAAAGAAGAATTTATCACAAAAAATGGACGGGTTTATCTTTCGCCCATGAAGTAGAAGAAACAGACGACCCCGTTAACGATATGTCTCCCGTTTATGAAAGAATGCGCGTTCGTTACAGTGCGCGTTCTCAACGTTTTTGGTATACCCTACAAAAGTGCGATGAAGTGCTATTCGTTCGCACGGGAATTACCAATCGAGGTTACGTAATAGATTTGGTAGATAAGCTGGCAGCCAAATGCCAAGAAAAGCCATTTCGAGTATTGCTAATTTCTCCCCAATCTTCCGATGAATTTTCGGAAATTCCCCATGTTCTGCATTATAACTTGGAATTCAATCCAGACCAAATGTATGAAGATTTGGGATATTGGATGCACTGTACGGATGTGATGCGAGGAATTCTCGAATCTCTGGGAGTATCGAGTAAAAATTTATTTTGGTGTCCGCCTAATCCTCCGAAAGATGAAATTAAGGAAATAGAAGAGGGGTAG
- a CDS encoding AAA family ATPase: MKIKVKNLGALKQAEFILGDLTIICGCNNTGKTYATYALFGFLDNWRRIFSLEIKDDKIEQLLANGVISLDIEEYVQQSEQIVAKACEVYTQQLSNIFAAPNKLFKETEFKVNLDIKNINLKSEFELTIGSANVEIFSMNKSQESRELIVTLLVEKDKATIPREILKRTISDALKEIIFAQLIPRPFIASAERTGAAIFRKELNFARNRLLEEMGQANNNINPMDLLFKVHQDYALPIKKNVDFTRELETIFKKSSFIAENYPDILADFSDIIGGEYTVTRNDELYYVPKGRRVKLSMDQSSSAVRSLLDIGFYLRHEAQLGDLLMVDEPELNLHPENQRRVARLFARLINLGIKVFITTHSDYIIKELNTLIMLNHNKPHLKRIAQEEGYRTEELISSDKIKVYIAEEAFITLEGKNRKTKCQTLTTADIDPELGIEARSFDPTIETMNRIQEAIVWGKE; encoded by the coding sequence ATGAAGATAAAAGTAAAAAATCTTGGTGCTTTAAAGCAAGCCGAATTTATCCTTGGTGACTTGACAATCATTTGTGGCTGCAATAATACTGGCAAGACCTATGCCACTTACGCTTTATTCGGATTTTTAGATAACTGGCGGCGGATTTTTTCGCTCGAAATCAAAGATGATAAGATCGAGCAACTCCTTGCCAATGGAGTAATTAGTCTTGATATAGAAGAATATGTCCAACAATCCGAACAGATTGTTGCTAAAGCTTGTGAAGTATATACTCAGCAATTATCAAATATTTTTGCAGCACCGAATAAATTATTTAAAGAAACAGAATTTAAGGTAAATTTGGATATTAAAAATATTAATTTGAAAAGCGAATTTGAACTGACGATAGGATCTGCCAATGTAGAAATTTTTTCTATGAATAAAAGTCAAGAAAGTAGAGAATTAATTGTTACTCTGCTAGTTGAAAAAGACAAGGCAACCATTCCTAGAGAAATCCTTAAGCGAACTATTTCCGATGCCCTAAAAGAAATAATCTTTGCTCAACTTATTCCTCGTCCTTTCATCGCTAGTGCAGAACGAACTGGGGCTGCTATTTTCCGTAAAGAGTTGAATTTCGCTCGCAATCGCTTGCTTGAAGAAATGGGTCAAGCTAACAACAATATCAATCCAATGGATCTTTTATTCAAAGTCCATCAAGATTATGCCCTGCCAATAAAAAAGAATGTAGATTTTACGCGGGAACTGGAGACAATTTTCAAAAAAAGTAGTTTTATTGCCGAGAATTATCCTGATATATTGGCAGATTTTTCTGACATTATAGGCGGTGAATATACAGTTACTCGCAACGATGAACTTTATTATGTACCGAAGGGTAGACGAGTCAAGCTTTCGATGGATCAAAGTTCTAGTGCTGTGCGTTCTCTACTAGACATCGGCTTTTACCTTAGACATGAGGCGCAACTTGGTGATTTACTGATGGTAGATGAACCTGAATTAAATCTACACCCTGAAAACCAGCGTCGTGTTGCCAGACTTTTCGCTAGATTGATCAACCTTGGTATTAAAGTTTTTATTACTACCCACAGTGATTACATTATTAAAGAATTGAATACATTAATAATGCTTAACCATAATAAACCTCATCTCAAACGAATTGCTCAAGAAGAAGGTTATCGGACAGAAGAACTAATCTCTTCTGACAAAATCAAAGTCTATATTGCGGAAGAAGCATTCATAACATTAGAAGGAAAAAATAGAAAAACTAAATGCCAAACCCTGACAACAGCCGACATCGACCCCGAACTGGGTATTGAAGCCCGAAGTTTCGATCCAACGATTGAAACAATGAACCGGATTCAGGAAGCGATAGTCTGGGGTAAGGAGTAA